A window from Micromonospora terminaliae encodes these proteins:
- a CDS encoding putative quinol monooxygenase: MRTREGCEERFEAEWRTAAEEIRTLDGCLHQDLVRDADDPRSYLIISDWADRERLDAFGRSEHRDRLLAIIRELRESAQRHTYQVLHSVGSASEEDR; the protein is encoded by the coding sequence ATGCGGACCCGGGAGGGCTGCGAGGAGCGCTTCGAGGCCGAGTGGCGTACCGCGGCCGAGGAGATCCGCACGCTGGACGGCTGCCTGCACCAGGACCTGGTCCGCGACGCCGACGACCCGCGCAGCTACCTGATCATCAGCGACTGGGCGGACCGCGAGCGCCTGGACGCCTTCGGCCGCAGCGAGCACCGGGACCGGCTGCTGGCCATCATCCGCGAGCTGCGCGAGTCCGCGCAGCGGCACACCTACCAGGTGCTGCACAGCGTGGGCAGCGCATCGGAGGAGGACCGATGA
- a CDS encoding FAD-dependent monooxygenase — MIRTMLRLRARPGCEPAVRSAWRTVAGQVGGSAGNVRHELLLDALDPRGFVVVTEWADEAALHAYRDGPVAARLAELVRPLTEATGAVDYPVLREHVTGDSTVYVDVELTVPAPRLAEFHRGYPEVRSRMAGIPGYRREQLLREPGSDVHHIFAEWNSAEEFLRWIADPAHASAQAGPIAPFLLDIRRRLFHVVPDGDGRRQPITGREADVHRETDVLVVGAGPAGLTAAVELARRGVDCRVIDKLATPAGQADKAIGVHCRTMEIWEEQGVVREAMDAGIWLTGNMVFVNGVETHRMSWELPGLPYAHLGLPQYETERILTARLATLGVRPQRGAELVDFAQDDDGVTATVTTADGGTETVRAQYLVGCDGAHSRVRELLGLTFTGGLGRFPQLFMLGDVDVDWDMPDGHLLRFLHETDGRMDGMLVCVPLRGERRYRIATLAPPRFFAQTGGQDAPPGFSAELGAPTLADVQAALDHLAPPGTRAANLRWSSVFRISHGIVDRYRDGRVFVVGDAAHLHPPAGGQGMNTGIQDAWNLAWKLALAVRGIAAPGLLDSYETERRPEGEEIVGRAVRMAFTDELDREDLKRQFLQEMSMLLSYAGSPLVGETVSDPDALGEAPRPGDRAPDVHGLLRRGVGHPLRLRDLTRGTRHTLLLYADASADEAALGAMADLCADVRRQTAGEVDAYLLLSPDAAEPRLLDPPVLYDADGRFRATYGLTGTGLYLVRPDGHVGFRSQPVDADALRKHLHLVFGGAR; from the coding sequence ATGATCAGGACGATGCTCCGGCTGCGCGCGCGTCCGGGCTGCGAGCCCGCCGTGCGGTCCGCGTGGCGGACGGTCGCGGGGCAGGTCGGTGGCTCGGCCGGCAACGTCCGGCACGAGCTGCTGCTCGACGCCCTGGACCCGCGCGGGTTCGTCGTCGTCACGGAGTGGGCCGACGAGGCGGCGCTGCACGCGTACCGGGACGGGCCGGTGGCCGCGCGGCTGGCCGAGCTGGTCCGGCCGCTGACCGAGGCGACCGGTGCGGTCGACTACCCGGTGCTGCGGGAGCACGTTACGGGCGACTCGACCGTCTACGTGGACGTGGAGCTGACCGTGCCGGCGCCCCGGCTCGCCGAGTTCCACCGCGGCTACCCGGAGGTCCGGTCCCGGATGGCCGGGATACCCGGGTACCGGCGTGAGCAGCTGCTGCGCGAACCCGGGTCGGACGTGCACCACATCTTCGCCGAGTGGAACAGCGCGGAGGAGTTCCTCCGTTGGATCGCCGACCCCGCCCACGCGTCCGCGCAGGCCGGGCCGATCGCGCCGTTCCTCCTCGACATCCGGCGCCGCCTGTTTCACGTCGTGCCCGACGGGGACGGCCGGCGACAACCCATCACGGGCAGGGAGGCCGACGTGCACAGGGAAACGGACGTACTCGTCGTCGGGGCGGGGCCCGCCGGGCTGACCGCCGCCGTCGAGCTGGCCCGGCGGGGCGTCGACTGCCGGGTGATCGACAAGCTGGCCACCCCGGCCGGCCAGGCCGACAAGGCGATCGGCGTGCACTGCCGCACCATGGAGATCTGGGAGGAGCAGGGCGTCGTCCGGGAGGCCATGGACGCCGGCATCTGGCTCACCGGCAACATGGTCTTCGTCAACGGGGTGGAGACCCACCGGATGAGCTGGGAACTGCCCGGCCTGCCGTACGCGCACCTCGGCCTGCCCCAGTACGAGACCGAGCGCATCCTCACCGCCCGGCTGGCCACCCTCGGGGTACGCCCGCAGCGCGGCGCCGAGCTGGTCGACTTCGCCCAGGACGACGACGGCGTGACGGCCACCGTCACGACCGCCGACGGCGGCACCGAGACGGTCCGCGCGCAGTACCTGGTCGGCTGCGACGGCGCCCACAGCCGGGTCCGGGAGCTGCTCGGGCTCACCTTCACCGGCGGGCTGGGCCGGTTCCCCCAGCTGTTCATGCTCGGCGACGTCGACGTGGACTGGGACATGCCCGACGGCCACCTGCTGCGGTTCCTGCACGAGACCGACGGCCGGATGGACGGCATGCTGGTCTGCGTCCCGCTGCGCGGCGAGCGCCGCTACCGGATCGCCACCCTGGCCCCGCCCCGGTTCTTCGCGCAGACCGGCGGGCAGGACGCCCCGCCCGGGTTCAGCGCGGAGCTGGGCGCGCCGACCCTGGCCGACGTCCAGGCCGCCCTCGACCACCTCGCCCCGCCCGGCACCCGCGCGGCGAACCTGCGCTGGTCGTCGGTGTTCCGGATCAGCCACGGCATCGTGGACCGGTACCGCGACGGCCGCGTGTTCGTGGTCGGCGACGCGGCCCACCTGCACCCGCCGGCCGGCGGGCAGGGCATGAACACCGGGATCCAGGACGCCTGGAACCTGGCCTGGAAGCTGGCCCTGGCGGTCCGCGGGATCGCCGCGCCCGGCCTGCTGGACAGCTACGAGACCGAGCGGCGGCCGGAGGGCGAGGAGATCGTCGGCCGCGCCGTGCGGATGGCGTTCACCGACGAGCTGGACCGCGAGGACCTGAAGCGGCAGTTCCTCCAGGAGATGTCCATGCTGCTCAGCTACGCGGGCAGCCCCCTGGTCGGGGAGACCGTGTCCGATCCGGACGCGCTGGGCGAGGCCCCCCGCCCCGGCGACCGCGCCCCCGACGTGCACGGGCTGCTGCGGCGCGGCGTCGGCCACCCGCTGCGCCTGCGCGACCTGACCCGCGGCACCCGGCACACGCTGCTGCTCTACGCCGACGCGTCGGCCGACGAGGCCGCGCTGGGCGCGATGGCCGACCTCTGCGCCGACGTGCGGCGGCAGACGGCCGGGGAGGTCGACGCCTACCTGCTGCTCAGCCCGGACGCCGCCGAGCCGCGGCTGCTCGACCCGCCGGTGCTGTACGACGCCGACGGCCGGTTCCGCGCCACGTACGGGCTGACCGGCACCGGCCTCTACCTGGTCCGCCCCGACGGGCACGTCGGCTTCCGCAGCCAGCCGGTCGACGCCGACGCGCTCCGCAAGCACCTGCACCTGGTGTTCGGCGGTGCCCGGTGA
- a CDS encoding class I SAM-dependent methyltransferase: MSARDVEAHRDEPVHGGQDYDEVYRDTADSGGPPWDIGGPQPALAEVLDHEVRGPKVLDIGCGTGDLAIALARRGHRVTGVDISRVAIDRARAKAAREGLPVHFEVQDATNLSLPSAPFDSVFDSGLLHSIHRNGGAMDRYLASLPGLAAPGAAVFVLAVSPEAGHGWGLTERELRAGFAGPAWTGTEVRGIDVVAETGGQTLHLAGHLLRTVRALGA; the protein is encoded by the coding sequence CGAGCCCGTCCACGGTGGGCAGGACTATGACGAGGTCTACCGCGACACCGCCGACTCGGGCGGGCCGCCCTGGGACATCGGCGGTCCGCAGCCGGCCCTCGCCGAGGTGCTCGACCACGAGGTCCGAGGCCCGAAGGTGCTCGACATCGGCTGCGGCACCGGCGATCTCGCGATCGCCCTCGCCCGCCGCGGCCACCGGGTGACGGGGGTCGACATCTCCCGGGTGGCGATCGACCGGGCCCGCGCCAAGGCCGCCCGCGAGGGCCTGCCCGTGCACTTCGAGGTCCAGGACGCCACGAACCTGTCGCTGCCCTCGGCGCCGTTCGACTCGGTGTTCGACTCCGGCCTCCTGCACAGCATCCACCGCAACGGCGGCGCGATGGACCGCTACCTCGCCTCGCTGCCGGGTCTCGCCGCGCCGGGCGCGGCCGTCTTCGTGCTGGCCGTGTCACCCGAGGCGGGCCACGGCTGGGGCCTGACCGAGCGGGAGCTGCGGGCGGGCTTCGCCGGGCCGGCGTGGACCGGCACGGAGGTGCGGGGCATCGACGTGGTCGCGGAGACCGGCGGCCAGACGCTCCACCTGGCCGGTCACCTCCTCCGCACCGTCCGGGCGCTCGGCGCCTGA